In Acaryochloris marina S15, a single genomic region encodes these proteins:
- the leuD gene encoding 3-isopropylmalate dehydratase small subunit codes for MSQIHSHSGTGIPLTGNDIDTDRIIPARFLRCVTFDSLGQQVFADDRQQTGGQHPFDLPQFQGASVLVVNGNFGCGSSREHAPQAIAKWGIKAIVGESFAEIFFGNCVAIGIPCVTAAADVVQQLQSHLTQHPETMVQIDLDPLTLTWGDVSHAISMGEGPRQMMLSGTWDACGQLLGQVKKIEKTTERLPYLAWS; via the coding sequence ATGAGCCAAATTCATTCCCATAGTGGCACTGGCATTCCCTTGACTGGCAACGATATTGATACGGATCGGATTATTCCTGCCCGGTTTTTGCGATGCGTGACCTTTGACAGTCTGGGACAACAGGTCTTTGCGGATGATCGCCAGCAAACGGGTGGACAGCATCCATTTGATTTACCACAATTCCAAGGGGCCAGCGTATTAGTCGTTAATGGCAACTTTGGTTGCGGTTCATCCAGGGAACATGCCCCCCAAGCGATTGCAAAATGGGGGATTAAGGCGATTGTCGGGGAAAGTTTTGCCGAAATCTTCTTTGGAAATTGTGTGGCGATTGGCATTCCTTGCGTTACGGCTGCTGCCGATGTGGTGCAACAACTACAATCCCATCTGACTCAGCATCCCGAAACGATGGTGCAGATTGACCTAGACCCACTGACTCTGACCTGGGGGGATGTCTCCCATGCCATTAGTATGGGCGAAGGCCCTCGGCAAATGATGCTATCTGGCACCTGGGATGCCTGTGGGCAATTGTTAGGCCAGGTCAAAAAGATCGAGAAAACAACAGAACGGTTACCTTATTTAGCCTGGAGTTGA
- a CDS encoding homocysteine S-methyltransferase family protein: MPQYRQNLPQLSSDVFLTDGGLETTLIFHQGIDLPNFAAFDLLKDNPGYQALYEYFQTYAQLAQTYEVGLILESATWRANPDWGTKLGYDAAELAAMNRNAIALLHTIRQQYETETSRMVISGCIGPRGDGYQVDTAMTPAEAQVYHLPQIEAFRDAEADMVSAVTMTYAEEAIGITRAAHLVGMPVVISFTVETDGKLPTGQVLKDAIAQVDAATGNGPIYYMINCAHPSHFDHIFATNEPWLTRIHGLRANASTKSHAELDEAVELDDGNPQELGQQYLNLSDALPNLNVLGGCCGTDHRHIEAICKACLQPRPTAKSY, encoded by the coding sequence ATGCCTCAATATCGACAAAATTTACCCCAATTATCGAGCGACGTTTTTTTGACGGACGGGGGGCTAGAAACCACCCTAATCTTTCATCAAGGCATCGATTTACCTAATTTTGCTGCCTTCGATTTATTAAAAGATAATCCAGGGTATCAAGCTCTCTACGAGTACTTTCAAACCTATGCTCAGCTCGCTCAGACCTATGAAGTGGGCCTGATTCTAGAAAGTGCAACGTGGAGAGCCAATCCAGACTGGGGCACCAAGCTTGGGTATGATGCAGCCGAGTTAGCCGCCATGAATCGGAATGCGATCGCACTTCTGCATACCATTCGCCAACAATACGAAACCGAAACCAGCCGCATGGTGATTAGTGGCTGTATCGGCCCTCGGGGAGACGGGTATCAGGTCGATACCGCCATGACTCCAGCCGAAGCTCAGGTATACCATCTCCCTCAAATTGAAGCCTTTCGGGATGCCGAAGCCGATATGGTCAGTGCCGTCACCATGACCTATGCCGAAGAAGCCATTGGCATTACGAGAGCAGCCCACTTAGTCGGTATGCCTGTGGTTATCTCCTTCACCGTGGAAACTGACGGCAAATTACCGACGGGGCAAGTATTGAAAGATGCGATCGCACAAGTCGATGCCGCCACGGGCAATGGACCTATTTATTACATGATCAACTGTGCTCATCCATCCCATTTCGATCATATATTTGCAACCAACGAACCTTGGCTGACCCGCATTCATGGACTTCGGGCCAATGCATCCACCAAAAGCCATGCCGAATTGGATGAAGCGGTAGAACTCGATGATGGTAACCCCCAGGAACTGGGTCAGCAATATTTAAATTTAAGTGATGCCTTACCTAACCTGAATGTCTTAGGGGGATGTTGCGGGACCGACCATCGACATATTGAAGCGATTTGCAAAGCCTGTCTACAGCCTCGTCCTACCGCCAAGTCATATTAA
- a CDS encoding Uma2 family endonuclease: MVASPEQVHLSPEQYLSHEEASPIKHEYRDGEVYAMAGASDAHVTIAGNLFAILRNHIRGSGCRVYISDMKARVNPNNRFFYPDVMVTCDDRDQATATYKQFPSLIVEVLSASTEAFDRGDKFADYQSLESLQEYVLINAKRQRIECFRRSEGRWVLETYTSTSETFTLSSINYEGEMAAIYEDVIFDPPTPEPSDR, encoded by the coding sequence ATGGTTGCCTCCCCAGAACAAGTCCATCTCTCCCCAGAACAATATCTTTCCCATGAGGAAGCCAGTCCCATCAAGCATGAATACCGGGATGGGGAAGTCTATGCAATGGCAGGTGCATCAGATGCCCATGTCACCATTGCAGGCAATCTATTTGCAATCTTACGCAATCACATCAGAGGGTCTGGATGCCGAGTCTATATCTCGGATATGAAAGCACGTGTCAACCCGAACAATCGTTTTTTCTATCCTGATGTCATGGTGACCTGTGATGATCGCGATCAGGCAACAGCAACCTACAAACAATTTCCCTCCTTGATTGTGGAAGTCCTTTCGGCCTCCACTGAAGCTTTTGACCGGGGGGATAAATTTGCCGATTATCAGTCCCTTGAGAGTCTGCAGGAATATGTGTTAATCAACGCTAAACGGCAACGAATTGAGTGCTTTCGTCGGAGTGAAGGTAGATGGGTTTTGGAAACCTACACCTCTACCAGTGAGACCTTCACGTTGAGTAGCATCAATTACGAGGGAGAGATGGCGGCGATCTATGAAGATGTGATTTTTGATCCACCCACTCCTGAGCCGTCTGATCGCTAA
- the leuB gene encoding 3-isopropylmalate dehydrogenase has protein sequence MTQSYRITLLPGDGIGPEIMAVAVDILKVVGQQQNLTFEFNEALIGGAAIDAVENPLPKQTLDACRQSDAVLLAAIGGYKWDTMPRHLRPETGLLGLRAGLELFANLRPAQILPQLIDASSLKPEVVEGVDIMVVRELTGGIYFGSPKGVFSTETGEQRGVNTMAYTVAEIDRIGRVAFETAQKRSGKLCSVDKANVLEVSQLWRDRITALSSEYPDVELSHLYVDNAAMQLVRWPKQFDTIVTSNLFGDILSDIAAMLTGSIGMLPSASLGADGPGVFEPVHGSAPDIAGQDKANPLAQVLSVAMMLRYGLDQPAAADKVESAVLTLLAQGYRTGDIQSPGTTVLGCKAIGETLIQILNQS, from the coding sequence ATGACTCAGTCCTATCGAATTACGCTGTTGCCAGGAGATGGTATTGGCCCTGAAATCATGGCCGTGGCCGTTGATATTCTTAAGGTTGTGGGGCAGCAGCAAAATTTGACCTTTGAATTTAATGAGGCATTGATTGGAGGAGCGGCCATTGATGCAGTAGAGAACCCGCTACCGAAACAAACCTTAGATGCCTGTCGCCAGAGTGATGCCGTATTGCTGGCCGCAATTGGGGGCTATAAATGGGACACAATGCCCCGTCATCTCCGTCCTGAGACTGGGCTGTTGGGATTACGGGCAGGACTAGAACTCTTTGCCAATCTGAGACCCGCCCAAATTCTGCCCCAGCTGATTGATGCGTCCAGTCTAAAACCTGAGGTGGTTGAAGGCGTGGACATCATGGTGGTGCGAGAGCTAACAGGCGGCATATATTTCGGCTCACCCAAAGGGGTGTTTAGCACCGAAACGGGGGAGCAACGGGGCGTCAATACAATGGCCTATACCGTGGCAGAGATTGATCGGATTGGTCGAGTCGCCTTTGAAACGGCCCAAAAACGGAGTGGCAAGCTCTGTTCTGTGGATAAAGCAAATGTGTTGGAAGTGTCGCAACTGTGGCGCGATCGCATCACCGCATTGTCATCCGAATACCCTGATGTAGAGCTCTCTCATCTGTACGTGGATAACGCCGCTATGCAGCTCGTCCGCTGGCCCAAACAGTTCGACACCATCGTTACCAGTAACCTATTCGGCGATATTCTCTCAGATATTGCTGCCATGCTCACAGGCAGTATCGGCATGTTGCCCTCTGCCAGTTTAGGTGCGGATGGTCCAGGGGTATTTGAACCGGTTCATGGCTCTGCCCCAGATATTGCGGGTCAGGATAAGGCAAATCCTTTAGCCCAAGTTTTGAGCGTAGCAATGATGTTGCGCTATGGGTTGGATCAACCCGCAGCGGCGGATAAAGTTGAGTCCGCTGTGCTGACTTTGTTGGCTCAAGGTTATCGGACAGGTGATATTCAATCGCCAGGTACAACGGTCTTAGGTTGTAAGGCCATAGGGGAAACTCTGATCCAGATTTTGAATCAGAGTTAA
- a CDS encoding pentapeptide repeat-containing protein translates to MTAEELMERYAAGERDFRGINLWKASFIQADLRGIDLSGAKLKKAKMITANLEGANLSGAILDAADLTSAMLGRANFQNAILGGTRLIGANCYEANFSMAQMYQAFLEGALFNNVNLCGADLGATSILGTSFREADMRGVNLDEARGCADFTDSNLMGATLTEVHTRLKGSIFDRAILPD, encoded by the coding sequence ATGACTGCTGAGGAATTAATGGAGCGATATGCCGCTGGGGAGCGGGATTTCAGAGGTATAAATCTCTGGAAGGCTAGTTTTATTCAAGCTGACTTGAGAGGAATTGATCTGTCTGGTGCCAAACTGAAAAAGGCCAAAATGATTACGGCTAACTTGGAAGGAGCTAACTTGAGTGGAGCTATCCTGGATGCTGCTGATTTGACCAGCGCCATGCTTGGACGTGCTAATTTCCAAAATGCCATTCTTGGAGGGACGAGATTGATAGGGGCTAACTGTTATGAAGCCAACTTCAGTATGGCCCAAATGTATCAAGCGTTCCTCGAAGGTGCTCTGTTCAATAATGTCAACTTGTGTGGTGCTGATTTGGGGGCTACTAGCATTTTGGGAACTAGCTTCAGGGAAGCTGATATGCGAGGAGTCAATTTGGATGAGGCCAGAGGTTGTGCTGACTTCACTGATAGTAATCTAATGGGAGCTACTCTTACGGAAGTTCATACTCGTCTTAAGGGTAGTATCTTTGATCGTGCTATTCTGCCCGACTAA
- a CDS encoding F0F1 ATP synthase subunit gamma translates to MPNLKSIRDRISTVKNTKKITEAMRLVAAAKVRRAQEQVTATRPFADRLAQVLYGLQARLRFEEVELPLLRERALSKVCLLVITGDRGLCGAYNSNAIKRAEVRSNELKAKGIDYTFVLVGRKAIQYFQRRDQPISATYDALEQIPTAQEASGIADELLSLYLSETVDHVELIYTRFLSLVNSKPVVQTLLPLDPDELVVAEEDEVFRLTTRGGEFQVERERLDRSAPQEMPSDMIFEQNPIQILDALLPLYLNNQLLRALQESAASELAARMTAMNNASDNASDLISTLTLSYNKARQAAITQELLEVVGGAEALN, encoded by the coding sequence ATGCCAAACCTCAAATCGATTCGTGATCGCATTTCGACGGTCAAGAATACCAAGAAAATTACTGAGGCGATGCGGCTAGTGGCCGCCGCCAAGGTCCGACGTGCCCAGGAGCAGGTGACAGCAACCCGTCCCTTCGCTGATCGTTTAGCTCAGGTCCTCTATGGCTTGCAAGCTCGACTTCGATTCGAAGAAGTGGAATTACCGCTGCTGCGAGAACGGGCTCTAAGTAAAGTCTGTTTGTTGGTGATCACTGGAGACCGTGGTCTCTGTGGTGCCTACAACAGTAACGCCATCAAACGAGCTGAAGTGCGATCCAATGAACTGAAAGCTAAAGGGATTGACTATACGTTTGTCCTCGTGGGTCGGAAAGCGATTCAGTACTTTCAGCGCCGTGATCAGCCAATCTCAGCTACTTACGATGCTTTAGAGCAAATTCCTACGGCTCAAGAAGCCTCTGGTATTGCGGATGAACTCTTATCGCTGTATCTCTCAGAAACAGTTGATCATGTTGAGTTGATTTATACCCGGTTTCTTTCCCTGGTGAATTCTAAACCTGTGGTCCAAACCCTACTTCCTCTCGACCCTGATGAGTTGGTGGTGGCAGAGGAAGATGAGGTCTTCCGATTAACCACTCGAGGAGGTGAGTTTCAGGTGGAGCGCGAACGATTGGATCGATCTGCTCCCCAGGAAATGCCTTCAGATATGATCTTTGAGCAAAATCCCATTCAAATTTTGGATGCTTTATTGCCACTGTATCTAAACAACCAGCTACTGCGGGCATTGCAAGAATCAGCCGCCAGTGAATTGGCTGCTCGAATGACTGCGATGAACAATGCTAGTGATAATGCTTCTGATCTAATTAGTACCTTGACCTTGTCTTATAACAAGGCTCGGCAAGCAGCGATTACTCAAGAGCTGCTTGAGGTGGTCGGCGGTGCTGAAGCTCTGAACTAA
- the atpA gene encoding F0F1 ATP synthase subunit alpha, with the protein MVSIRPDEISNIIRQQIEQYDQQVKVDNVGTVLQVGDGIARVYGLEKAMAGELLEFEDGTVGVALNLEEDNVGVVLMGDGRELQEGSTVRSTGKIAQIPVGDALVGRVLDALARPIDGKGDMNTSETRLIESPAPGIIERKSVYEPMQTGITAIDSMVPIGRGQRELIIGDRQTGKTAVAIDTILNQKSEDVICVYVAIGQKASTVAQVVEVLRERGALDYTVVVAANANDPATLQYLAPYTGAAIAEYFMYKGKHTLVIYDDLSKQAQAYRQMSLLLRRPPGREAYPGDVFYLHSRLLERAAKLSPELGEGSMTALPIVETQAGDVSAYIPTNVISITDGQIFLSSDLFNAGLRPAINAGISVSRVGSAAQIKAMKQVAGKLKLELAQFAELEAFAQFASDLDQATQNQLARGARLREILKQPQYSPLPVEEMVAVIYAGTNGYLDDVPTDKVTEFVQGMRDDLKANHAKYGDLVRGEKKMGDEAEGILKTAIADFKKAFMAAV; encoded by the coding sequence ATGGTAAGCATCAGACCCGACGAAATTAGCAATATTATTCGCCAACAGATTGAGCAATACGATCAACAAGTCAAAGTTGACAATGTTGGTACCGTACTCCAAGTGGGTGACGGTATCGCCCGTGTTTATGGCTTAGAAAAAGCCATGGCCGGAGAACTCTTAGAATTTGAAGATGGCACTGTAGGTGTTGCCCTCAACCTGGAAGAGGATAACGTCGGTGTGGTGCTGATGGGAGACGGTCGCGAACTCCAGGAAGGGAGTACCGTTCGTTCAACTGGTAAAATCGCCCAAATCCCTGTGGGTGATGCCTTGGTTGGTCGCGTTCTAGATGCTCTAGCTCGCCCCATCGATGGTAAGGGCGATATGAACACATCTGAAACTCGCCTGATTGAGTCTCCTGCCCCTGGCATTATTGAGCGGAAGTCTGTGTATGAGCCCATGCAAACGGGCATCACTGCGATTGACTCCATGGTGCCTATTGGCCGAGGCCAGCGAGAGTTGATTATTGGTGACCGTCAAACGGGTAAAACAGCCGTTGCGATTGACACCATCCTCAACCAAAAGTCTGAAGATGTGATTTGTGTCTACGTTGCTATTGGTCAGAAAGCCTCTACCGTGGCTCAGGTAGTTGAAGTCCTGAGAGAACGGGGCGCCCTTGACTACACTGTTGTGGTTGCTGCTAACGCTAACGACCCCGCCACTCTACAATATTTGGCTCCTTATACTGGCGCAGCTATTGCTGAGTACTTTATGTACAAAGGCAAGCACACCTTGGTGATCTACGATGACCTCTCCAAGCAAGCTCAGGCCTATCGTCAGATGTCCTTGCTACTCCGTCGTCCACCCGGACGTGAAGCCTATCCTGGTGATGTGTTCTATCTCCACTCTCGTTTGTTGGAGCGGGCTGCAAAGCTAAGCCCTGAACTGGGTGAAGGAAGTATGACCGCACTACCGATTGTGGAAACCCAAGCGGGTGACGTGTCGGCTTATATTCCTACTAACGTTATTTCCATTACTGACGGTCAGATCTTCTTGTCTTCTGACTTGTTTAACGCCGGTCTGCGTCCTGCCATTAATGCTGGTATTTCAGTGTCCCGAGTGGGATCTGCTGCTCAGATTAAAGCGATGAAACAGGTTGCCGGTAAGTTGAAGCTGGAATTGGCTCAGTTTGCTGAACTGGAAGCCTTTGCTCAGTTTGCCTCTGACTTGGATCAAGCGACTCAAAATCAGTTGGCTCGTGGAGCACGCCTCCGGGAAATTCTGAAACAGCCTCAATATTCTCCTCTACCTGTAGAAGAGATGGTTGCAGTGATTTATGCCGGTACCAATGGCTATCTTGATGATGTCCCTACAGATAAAGTGACAGAATTTGTCCAAGGGATGCGGGATGATTTGAAAGCCAACCACGCCAAATATGGTGACTTGGTCCGAGGCGAGAAGAAGATGGGTGATGAAGCCGAAGGGATTCTAAAAACAGCCATCGCTGATTTCAAGAAAGCTTTTATGGCTGCGGTCTAG
- the atpH gene encoding ATP synthase F1 subunit delta, with amino-acid sequence MTQSMVSSKIVEPYAEALMSVAQSNNLTNQIGEDISFVLSLLETSTDLKDFLVNPLTPADAQKAVLRQLAESRVQKQFFNFLLLLIDRRRIIFLEGICKYYQTLLRKLNNTVLAEVTSTVELTKEQRQAITEKVKHMSQAAQVDLQTSIDSDLIGGVIIKIGSQVLDASIRGQLRRMNSSITSLS; translated from the coding sequence ATGACACAAAGCATGGTTAGCTCCAAAATTGTTGAACCCTATGCCGAGGCGTTAATGTCTGTGGCTCAAAGCAACAACCTCACCAACCAGATTGGTGAAGATATTAGCTTTGTCCTCAGTCTTTTGGAAACCTCTACTGACCTGAAAGATTTCTTGGTCAATCCACTGACCCCCGCCGATGCTCAGAAGGCCGTTCTTCGGCAGTTAGCTGAATCGCGGGTTCAGAAGCAATTCTTCAATTTTTTGCTGCTCTTGATTGATCGACGACGCATCATCTTCTTAGAAGGTATTTGCAAGTACTATCAGACATTACTGCGCAAACTCAACAATACGGTTTTGGCAGAAGTGACCTCAACGGTGGAACTCACCAAAGAGCAACGTCAAGCCATCACTGAAAAAGTGAAACATATGAGTCAAGCGGCCCAGGTTGATCTTCAAACAAGTATCGATTCTGACCTCATTGGCGGTGTGATTATTAAAATTGGCTCTCAAGTTTTAGACGCCAGCATTCGTGGCCAGTTGCGCCGGATGAATTCTTCTATAACAAGCCTGTCTTAA
- a CDS encoding F0F1 ATP synthase subunit B has protein sequence MGMFNWPASAGMTGFPQLAEAGGYSLNFDILEANVVNLVIVIGLLIYFGRGFLGKSLVKRREDIETAISEAEANQEKAAATLAEEQEKLAQAQAEAKKILANAQTNASKAKEQILAEAKTEIQRIKDAGSQDTSASQERAISEIRQRVTAMALEKVEADLKNQLGNNESAQRKLVDQSIALLGGNS, from the coding sequence ATGGGGATGTTTAATTGGCCGGCAAGCGCTGGCATGACTGGGTTTCCACAACTAGCTGAGGCTGGTGGTTACAGCCTTAACTTTGATATTCTGGAAGCCAATGTCGTCAACTTGGTAATCGTTATTGGATTACTCATTTATTTTGGTCGAGGCTTTCTAGGGAAATCCCTAGTTAAGCGACGAGAAGACATTGAAACCGCGATCTCCGAAGCTGAAGCCAATCAAGAAAAAGCTGCTGCAACCTTGGCAGAAGAGCAAGAGAAGCTTGCTCAAGCCCAAGCAGAAGCGAAAAAGATTCTGGCTAATGCCCAGACCAATGCAAGTAAAGCGAAAGAGCAAATCCTGGCTGAAGCGAAAACAGAGATTCAACGCATCAAAGATGCTGGATCTCAAGATACTTCTGCTAGTCAGGAACGTGCGATCTCAGAAATTCGACAGCGCGTTACCGCTATGGCCCTAGAGAAAGTTGAAGCTGATTTGAAAAATCAGTTAGGGAATAATGAATCCGCCCAGCGGAAATTAGTCGATCAAAGTATTGCCTTGCTAGGAGGCAACTCATGA
- a CDS encoding F0F1 ATP synthase subunit B' encodes MFDFNGTLPLMMFQFFLLVAVLNAVFFKPLTQAIDERDGFIRTNNTEARERLAKAKSLTEQYEQELAGTRKQSQQVLADAQAEAQKIAQTQITEAQQQVQAEVMKAQAELESQKQSAFGELEKQVDTLSQQILNKLLGSTLA; translated from the coding sequence ATGTTTGATTTTAATGGCACGTTGCCATTGATGATGTTCCAGTTCTTTTTGTTGGTTGCTGTGTTGAACGCAGTGTTCTTCAAACCCCTCACTCAAGCGATTGATGAGCGAGATGGTTTTATTCGTACCAACAACACTGAAGCCCGTGAGCGTTTGGCTAAAGCCAAGAGCTTAACTGAGCAATATGAACAGGAGTTGGCAGGCACGCGAAAGCAATCACAACAAGTGTTGGCAGATGCTCAAGCCGAAGCCCAAAAAATTGCTCAAACACAAATCACTGAAGCCCAACAGCAAGTTCAAGCTGAAGTGATGAAAGCTCAAGCCGAACTCGAGTCACAGAAACAGTCTGCCTTTGGCGAATTAGAGAAGCAGGTTGATACCCTCAGCCAGCAAATTCTCAATAAGCTCTTAGGCTCAACCCTGGCATAA
- the atpE gene encoding ATP synthase F0 subunit C — protein MDPLVAAASVLAAALGIGISTIGPALAQGNAAGKAVEGIARQPEAEGKIRGTLLLCLAFMESLTIYGLVIALVLLFANPFA, from the coding sequence ATGGATCCGTTAGTCGCTGCTGCTTCTGTATTAGCTGCTGCCCTGGGAATTGGCATCTCTACAATTGGCCCTGCTCTTGCTCAAGGTAATGCTGCTGGAAAAGCGGTAGAAGGGATCGCCCGTCAGCCCGAAGCAGAAGGAAAAATCCGAGGCACTTTGTTGTTGTGTTTGGCGTTTATGGAATCCCTAACCATTTATGGTTTGGTGATTGCCCTAGTTCTACTTTTCGCCAACCCTTTCGCCTAA
- the atpB gene encoding F0F1 ATP synthase subunit A has protein sequence MHHSSLLLDSFNWFTTLPLASLEVGQHLYWQIGGLKVHGQVLITSWIVIGILVIVSVLATRKVERIPSGLQNFMEYALEFVRDLTKNQIGEKEYRPWVPFIGTLFLFIFVSNWSGALFPWKLISLPEGELAAPTNDINTTVALALCTSFVYFYAGFRKKGLGYFRKYIEPTPVLLPIAILEDFTKPLSLSFRLFGNILADELVVAVLVLLVPLIVPLPVMLLGLFTSGIQALVFATLAGAYIHESLEGHGDGEEAH, from the coding sequence ATGCATCACAGCAGCCTTCTGCTAGATTCTTTTAATTGGTTCACCACCTTGCCTTTAGCAAGTTTAGAGGTGGGTCAGCACCTATACTGGCAGATCGGTGGCTTAAAGGTTCATGGTCAGGTTCTGATTACATCCTGGATCGTCATCGGCATCTTAGTCATTGTGTCTGTGCTGGCAACCCGCAAGGTTGAGCGCATTCCTAGTGGTCTCCAAAATTTCATGGAGTACGCGCTAGAGTTTGTCCGTGATTTGACCAAAAATCAAATTGGCGAGAAAGAATACCGTCCATGGGTGCCATTCATCGGGACGCTCTTTCTATTCATATTTGTCTCCAATTGGTCCGGTGCTCTATTCCCTTGGAAGCTTATTAGTCTTCCCGAGGGAGAACTCGCAGCACCCACAAACGACATCAACACCACTGTCGCTTTGGCATTGTGTACTTCGTTTGTTTACTTTTACGCAGGATTTCGGAAAAAAGGTCTCGGTTACTTTCGCAAGTACATCGAACCCACTCCGGTACTGCTACCAATTGCGATTCTTGAAGATTTCACCAAGCCGCTTTCCCTTAGTTTTCGTCTGTTTGGTAACATCCTTGCCGACGAGCTAGTGGTTGCAGTTTTGGTGCTACTCGTTCCCTTAATTGTGCCTTTGCCTGTGATGTTGCTGGGACTATTTACCAGCGGTATTCAAGCATTGGTCTTTGCGACCTTGGCTGGTGCTTATATTCACGAGTCGTTAGAAGGTCATGGGGACGGAGAAGAGGCCCACTAA
- a CDS encoding ATP synthase subunit I, whose protein sequence is MELSDTPLQPGATSSESEPVESQISQAGDSMDDFYQFKNGLIISSSVIAGLFFGPVWWVYSLKVASSYLLGASVGVLYLRILAKNVEQLGSGNTQVGKGQLGVFVILIVVAAKWNQLEVLPVFLGFLTYKVGILFFVLWSAVLSPSTNS, encoded by the coding sequence GTGGAATTGTCAGATACTCCCCTTCAGCCCGGTGCCACCTCAAGCGAGAGTGAGCCAGTTGAATCGCAGATCTCTCAAGCAGGAGATTCGATGGATGACTTTTATCAATTCAAAAATGGCTTGATAATTTCATCTTCAGTTATAGCAGGGTTATTTTTTGGCCCTGTTTGGTGGGTGTACTCTCTGAAAGTTGCCAGCAGCTATTTGCTCGGTGCATCCGTCGGAGTGCTATACCTAAGGATTTTGGCGAAGAACGTTGAACAGTTAGGAAGCGGGAATACCCAAGTCGGCAAAGGCCAGCTAGGTGTTTTTGTCATCCTCATTGTCGTGGCAGCTAAGTGGAATCAGTTAGAAGTCCTACCTGTTTTTTTAGGATTTCTAACCTACAAAGTTGGCATCCTCTTTTTCGTCTTGTGGTCTGCAGTTCTGTCGCCCTCAACTAATTCCTGA
- a CDS encoding alpha/beta hydrolase-fold protein, giving the protein MAKKLDISPSQVQRSPLPIQTPKQPEQLQQQVIPVSADKNLKSVQPSQLKASNDGVVMNAIAGWNRDLQVKDVYYDLYLPPQLQENPNPQRPCLVVLPGWDFPRASWVENTNLVDFADRYGYVLLLPEMDKTLYASAYHPETTLKWNSIPGGAFIKTVFIPAIQKRHQLLLPGQHNTLLGLSTGGRGVALIALENPGLFVAGASLSGDFSQENTPEDRLMTALYGSFSQFQSRWLGRDNPQARASEWTMPIYLSHGKADNIVPESQSRLFFEAIKQQQSSAVVEYHPVAGAGHDYPYWGSQLEAVFKFIDQPR; this is encoded by the coding sequence ATGGCTAAAAAGCTTGATATTTCGCCTTCGCAAGTGCAACGTTCTCCATTGCCAATTCAGACTCCTAAACAACCTGAACAGCTGCAGCAACAGGTAATCCCTGTCTCTGCTGACAAAAACTTAAAGTCGGTACAGCCTTCTCAGTTAAAGGCTTCTAATGATGGTGTAGTGATGAATGCGATCGCAGGTTGGAACCGGGATTTGCAGGTCAAAGACGTATATTACGATTTGTATCTACCGCCACAATTACAAGAAAATCCCAATCCTCAGCGTCCCTGTTTAGTCGTTTTACCAGGCTGGGATTTCCCCCGGGCTAGCTGGGTGGAAAACACCAACTTAGTCGACTTTGCCGATCGGTATGGCTATGTGTTGTTGCTCCCTGAAATGGACAAGACCCTCTATGCCAGTGCCTACCATCCCGAAACCACCCTCAAGTGGAATAGCATTCCGGGGGGAGCATTCATCAAAACAGTGTTTATCCCCGCAATCCAGAAACGCCACCAACTACTCCTGCCGGGTCAACACAATACCCTGCTGGGTCTCTCTACTGGAGGCCGAGGGGTAGCTCTGATTGCCCTTGAAAATCCAGGACTATTTGTGGCGGGTGCCAGTTTGTCGGGAGACTTTAGCCAGGAGAATACCCCTGAAGATCGACTGATGACTGCTCTGTATGGTTCTTTTTCTCAATTTCAATCCCGTTGGCTCGGTCGAGATAACCCGCAAGCTCGGGCTTCAGAATGGACCATGCCCATATATCTGTCCCACGGCAAAGCAGATAACATTGTGCCAGAGTCTCAAAGTCGCCTATTTTTTGAAGCCATAAAACAGCAGCAATCGTCTGCAGTTGTGGAGTATCATCCAGTGGCTGGTGCAGGCCATGATTATCCCTATTGGGGAAGCCAATTAGAGGCCGTTTTCAAGTTTATTGACCAGCCCCGATAG